The genomic window ATATGCATTACGCGTTGAACTTTTTGATGAGGAAGTTGAGCGGCTCTCTTTGTTTGACCCCTTAACTGGGCAGATACAACATCGGGTTCCTCGTTTTACTGTTTATCCGAAAACGCACTATGTTACGCCAAGAGAGCGAATTTTAGAGGCGATGGAGGATATTAAAGTTGAGTTAGCAGATAGGCGCAAAGTCCTTCTTGAAAACCATAAGTTACTTGAAGAACAGCGGATCACGCAGCGTACTCAATTTGACCTTGAAATGATGAATGAGCTAGGTTATTGCTCTGGTATTGAAAACTACTCGCGTTATTTATCTGGGCGCGCGCCTGGTGAAGCTCCACCAACATTATTTGATTATTTGCCTGCTGATGGCTTGTTGGTTGTTGATGAATCGCACGTCACTATTCCGCAAATTGGTGCGATGTATAAAGGTGACCGTTCTCGTAAAGAAACACTGGTTGAATATGGTTTTCGTTTACCTTCTGCATTAGATAACCGACCAATGCGTTTTGAAGAGTTTGAAGCATTGGCGCCGCAAACAATTTATGTTTCTGCCACTCCGGGTAAATATGAAATTGAGAAATCAGGTTCAGAGATTATAGAACAAGTTGTTAGGCCAACAGGGTTACTTGATCCAATTATTGAAGTTCGCCCAGTGACAACACAAGTTGATGATCTCCTTTCAGAAATTCGTATTCGAGCACAAAAAAATGAGCGTGTTCTTGTCACGACACTGACAAAACGTATGGCGGAAGATTTAACGGAATACTTAGAAGAGCACGGAGAAAGAGTCCGTTACTTGCACTCAGATATTGATACCGTTGAGCGTGTTGAAATTATTCGCGATTTACGTTTAGGTGAGTTTGATGTTTTGGTCGGAATTAACTTACTTCGTGAAGGTTTAGACATGCCGGAAGTTTCTTTAGTAGCCATTCTTGATGCTGATAAAGAAGGTTTTTTACGTTCTGAACGCTCACTTATTCAGACGATTGGGCGTGCTGCTCGTAACCTAAATGGTAAAGCTATTTTATATGGTGACAGAATCACCAATTCGATGGAAAAAGCAATTCTTGAAACAGAGCGCCGCCGAGCTAAACAAATTGCATTTAATGAGGAGCATGGCATCATTCCGCAAGGGCTGAATAAGAAAGTCGGCGATATTCTACAAATTGGTCAGAAAGTGGGTGGAAAAGGTAAAGGGAATAATAAAGGCCATAGCAAAGAAACGTCGAAAGCTGCACTGAGTGAAGATATTCAGCTGATGTCGACAAAAGAGCTGGAGCAACGAATTTCTCATTTGGAAACACAAATGTATAAACATGCTCAAGATTTGGAATTTGAAGCTGCGGCAAATATTCGGGATGAACTTCAGGAACTTAGAGAGCGCTTTATTGCTAACTCATAGCAAAGCTTAACAAGATAAGTTAGTTTGCCAATTTAAAAAGTTATACTCATTATTTTTCAATATATTATATGAATACTAAATTGAATAATTTTGAGTATAACTTTGGCGCTTATTGTGACTGAGTTTTAAGGCTTACAACAAACGAACTGTCTCTTCAATGGCTTGCAATAATAGTTGTCGATCATGGCGATACGGTATGTCATCAGCTTCCAAAACCCGTTGAGTGACTAATCGGTCATGAATAATTGCAGTAACATTTGTTCTTGGTCCAACAATAACAGCATTAATTTTTTTACAGCCGATATGCTGTTCCATCATGATCAGTTTTTCTGGTAAATTCAGATTGGCAGCAGGCGAGCCAACTTCTTTACCGAGATTGCCGATATAAATCATTGGCGCTTTACATTCACGTAAAGCATTGGTTATTTCATCTAATAATAATAAAGGCATTAAACTGGTAAAAAAGCTGCCGGGTCCAATTAAAATTAAATTAGATTGATGGATAGCAGTTATGGCTTCTGCTGTAGCTTTCACTTTCGGATATAGATGCAACTCTTTTGGTAACTCTTTTAGGGCATCAACATTGACCTCGCCATAAACTTCATTTCCCATATCATCAATTGCCATAAGGTCAACCGGAGATTCCGACATGGGGATCAACTGTGCATCTACTTTCAACATATTGCGAATTAAATTAATCGCTTCAAGTGGGCGAACACTGAGATGATCTAATGATTTAAGCATTAAATTCCCTAAGTTATGCCCAGATAGCTCACCATTTCCGCTAAAGCGGTATTCAAACATTGCCGAGGCGATAGACGGCTCGGTTATGAGTTGATTTAAGCAGTTGCGCATATCTCCCCATGCTATCCCACCTTCAGAACGACGAATACGCCCAGTAGAACCGCCATTGTCTGTTGTGGTGACAATTCCGGTTAACCGAGAACCTAAAGACGAAAGTGATGACATCACGCGACCCAGACCATGTCCTCCGCCAAGAGCGACAACCTGCCCAAAATCATTCAGACGACTATTTGGCATAGTGTTCCTATATTTGTAATTTTTAGCGCCGTGATTATTATACATAAAAAAAATTTTTAAGTGACATGGCATATCTAGCTGATTCGGCATCAATCAGTGAGCCGAGTCAATTAATGATTCAATATTTCCAGCTTATTGAATTTCGAGTATCTATTTTATGAGTGAGCTAAAAATAGACGCTTATATAATGCTCAATCAATAGTGATGCCATTTTTATAAGCAACAATATCAGCCATGATAGCTAAAGCGATTTCAGGCGGTGTTTTACTGCCAATCGGAATACCAATTGGTGCATGGATCCGCTCCCACTCTTCAAGTGACATACCAACGGTTTCCACAAGGCGTTCACGACGTCGGCTGCTTGTTCTTTTTGAACCCATTGCACCAATATAAAATGCAGGTGTATTAACAGCCTCCATCAGCGTAAGATCATCAATGCGTGGATCATGGGTGAGCGAAACAATAGCAGTATTTACTGTACAATTTTGTTCTTCTAAATAGCGGGCAGGAAATAGCGGTATCAGCTGAACTTGCGGTGG from Providencia sneebia DSM 19967 includes these protein-coding regions:
- the uvrB gene encoding excinuclease ABC subunit UvrB, producing MSKEFKLYSDFQPAGDQPEAIRRLSEGLEDGLAHQTLLGVTGSGKTFTIANVIAKENRPTMLMAHNKTLAAQLYSEMKAFFPDNAVEYFVSYYDYYQPEAYVPSSDTFIEKDASVNEHIEQMRLSATKALLERRDVIVVASVSAIYGLGDPDSYLKMMLHLTDGMIIDQRAILRRLADLQYSRNDQAFTRGTFRVRGEVIDIFPAESDQYALRVELFDEEVERLSLFDPLTGQIQHRVPRFTVYPKTHYVTPRERILEAMEDIKVELADRRKVLLENHKLLEEQRITQRTQFDLEMMNELGYCSGIENYSRYLSGRAPGEAPPTLFDYLPADGLLVVDESHVTIPQIGAMYKGDRSRKETLVEYGFRLPSALDNRPMRFEEFEALAPQTIYVSATPGKYEIEKSGSEIIEQVVRPTGLLDPIIEVRPVTTQVDDLLSEIRIRAQKNERVLVTTLTKRMAEDLTEYLEEHGERVRYLHSDIDTVERVEIIRDLRLGEFDVLVGINLLREGLDMPEVSLVAILDADKEGFLRSERSLIQTIGRAARNLNGKAILYGDRITNSMEKAILETERRRAKQIAFNEEHGIIPQGLNKKVGDILQIGQKVGGKGKGNNKGHSKETSKAALSEDIQLMSTKELEQRISHLETQMYKHAQDLEFEAAANIRDELQELRERFIANS
- the yvcK gene encoding uridine diphosphate-N-acetylglucosamine-binding protein YvcK; this translates as MPNSRLNDFGQVVALGGGHGLGRVMSSLSSLGSRLTGIVTTTDNGGSTGRIRRSEGGIAWGDMRNCLNQLITEPSIASAMFEYRFSGNGELSGHNLGNLMLKSLDHLSVRPLEAINLIRNMLKVDAQLIPMSESPVDLMAIDDMGNEVYGEVNVDALKELPKELHLYPKVKATAEAITAIHQSNLILIGPGSFFTSLMPLLLLDEITNALRECKAPMIYIGNLGKEVGSPAANLNLPEKLIMMEQHIGCKKINAVIVGPRTNVTAIIHDRLVTQRVLEADDIPYRHDRQLLLQAIEETVRLL